From Cecembia calidifontis, one genomic window encodes:
- a CDS encoding serine hydrolase — protein sequence MNLFNPAKLLVLIILLAFSSCKHHQPNPFENIPDKYGILKQVLMHPEKYQVQIIYTQIDRDQNNKPRFTDFNYRLDNEVYFYPASTVKLPVAILALEWLNEQNVAGLNKESIMLTDSVRPSQLPAHYDSSAANNLPSIGHYIKKILLVSDNDAYNRLYELLGQDYINRKMKEKGMTHTIINHRLSMPMSEEENRHFNPITFKNDQGKVILTIPSRETSSIYANQDHPSIGKAYFSQGELINQAMDFTFKNKFSLSDLHGTVERIIFPENFEPNQRFQISSDDRDFILKYMSMLPGESDFPKYELPDYYDSYSKFFKFGTDQSPIPPQFRIFNKTGNAYGHLLDGSYFVDFDNGVEFFVSAVIYTNENEILNDNQYEYDEIAFPFFAELGEYLYQLELKRKKMRKPDLSEFKIKY from the coding sequence ATGAATCTATTTAATCCGGCCAAGCTACTTGTCTTAATTATTCTGCTTGCTTTTTCTTCCTGTAAGCATCACCAACCCAATCCTTTTGAAAATATCCCGGATAAATATGGGATATTGAAGCAGGTATTGATGCATCCTGAAAAATACCAGGTCCAGATCATATATACCCAGATTGACCGGGATCAAAACAACAAGCCCCGATTTACCGATTTCAATTACCGATTGGATAATGAAGTTTATTTTTATCCCGCTTCAACTGTAAAATTACCTGTTGCCATCCTTGCTCTCGAATGGCTCAACGAACAAAATGTGGCAGGCCTTAACAAAGAGAGCATCATGCTGACAGATTCGGTCCGGCCTTCCCAGCTTCCTGCGCATTATGACAGTAGCGCTGCCAATAACCTCCCTAGCATAGGCCATTACATCAAAAAAATCTTGCTGGTAAGTGACAATGATGCTTACAACAGATTATATGAACTGCTGGGCCAAGATTACATCAATAGGAAAATGAAAGAAAAAGGCATGACACATACCATCATCAACCACCGATTGAGCATGCCGATGAGTGAAGAAGAAAACAGGCACTTCAATCCTATCACTTTCAAAAATGATCAGGGAAAAGTTATCTTGACAATACCATCAAGAGAAACCAGCAGCATTTATGCCAACCAAGACCATCCAAGCATTGGAAAGGCTTATTTTAGCCAAGGAGAGCTTATCAATCAAGCTATGGATTTTACATTCAAAAATAAGTTTTCTCTTTCCGATTTGCATGGTACTGTTGAAAGGATCATTTTTCCGGAGAACTTTGAGCCAAACCAAAGATTTCAGATAAGTTCTGATGATCGGGATTTTATTTTAAAATACATGTCCATGCTCCCAGGGGAAAGCGATTTTCCCAAATATGAATTACCCGACTATTATGACAGCTACTCCAAATTTTTCAAATTCGGAACAGACCAAAGTCCAATCCCACCACAATTCAGGATATTCAATAAAACCGGAAATGCATATGGACATCTCTTGGATGGGTCTTATTTTGTAGACTTTGACAATGGGGTTGAATTTTTTGTTTCTGCTGTCATTTATACCAATGAAAATGAAATCCTGAATGACAACCAGTATGAGTATGATGAAATAGCCTTCCCATTTTTCGCAGAATTGGGTGAATACTTATATCAGTTAGAATTGAAAAGGAAAAAAATGAGAAAACCTGATTTATCTGAATTTAAAATCAAATATTAA
- a CDS encoding IS1182 family transposase, which produces MSKVVFKNQTGNCPELFPANIFDKIPDNHPARLVDTVVNSLDISDIIKRYKGGGTSAYHPRMMIKVLFYSYLSNVYSCRKIAKALNENIHFMFISGNSTPDFRTINDFRGKILKDSIKTLFAEVVKMLVEMGYVSLDVQYIDGTKIEAKSNKYTFVWRKTVEKHKERLEGKIKSVLSDIEESILSDNQEVNQEELPKKIDSEELRERLSAINKKLKEPSKKIAKELQKLQEEHLPKLEKYEKDLEILGDRNSYSKTDHDATFMRMKEDHMKNGQLKPAYNPQISTENQFITHATIHQTAGDTTTLKSHLDSFEKSYSKQSKEIVADAGYGSEENYEMLEKKGVDAYVKYNYFHMEQKKKTKNNPFLPQNLFYNAAQDFYVCPMGQRMENVGQGKRTSSNGYVSQVTYYQAKNCEGCPLRAQCHKATGNRRIEVNHRLNFLKQQAKEKLMNKKGLEHRSKRPIEAEAAFGQLKSNNKFNRFTLTGLEKVELEFLLMAIGHNLRKMVAKSMHSGLKLSKKSSLGYKPYNSRPVFYVPKENSNQRSLVMALDFQNQKIAA; this is translated from the coding sequence ATGTCTAAGGTAGTTTTTAAAAATCAGACTGGCAATTGTCCAGAATTATTTCCGGCAAATATTTTTGATAAAATCCCTGATAACCACCCTGCTCGATTGGTTGACACTGTGGTTAACTCTTTGGATATCAGTGATATTATAAAGAGGTACAAGGGAGGCGGTACATCAGCCTATCATCCACGAATGATGATTAAAGTGCTGTTCTACAGCTATTTATCCAATGTGTATTCATGTAGGAAAATAGCCAAAGCACTTAATGAGAACATACATTTCATGTTTATCTCAGGAAACTCAACCCCCGATTTCAGAACCATCAACGATTTCCGCGGTAAAATCTTAAAAGACTCCATCAAGACATTGTTTGCCGAAGTGGTAAAAATGCTTGTTGAGATGGGATATGTAAGCCTTGATGTACAATACATTGACGGAACCAAGATTGAAGCAAAATCCAATAAGTACACTTTTGTCTGGCGTAAGACAGTTGAAAAGCACAAAGAAAGGTTAGAAGGTAAGATCAAGAGTGTTTTATCAGATATCGAAGAAAGCATCCTATCAGATAATCAAGAAGTTAATCAAGAAGAATTGCCTAAAAAAATTGATTCTGAAGAATTAAGGGAGCGGCTTTCAGCCATAAATAAAAAGCTAAAAGAGCCTTCAAAGAAGATTGCTAAGGAGCTTCAAAAACTTCAGGAAGAACATCTTCCCAAGCTGGAGAAGTATGAAAAAGACCTGGAGATTTTGGGGGATAGAAATTCGTACAGTAAGACAGATCATGATGCCACATTCATGAGAATGAAAGAGGACCACATGAAAAACGGACAACTAAAACCCGCTTACAATCCTCAGATATCAACTGAAAATCAATTCATTACCCATGCTACTATCCACCAAACAGCAGGGGATACCACCACTTTAAAATCCCACTTGGACAGTTTTGAAAAATCGTATAGTAAACAAAGTAAAGAGATAGTAGCTGATGCAGGATACGGCAGTGAGGAGAATTATGAAATGCTTGAAAAAAAGGGAGTTGATGCCTATGTGAAATACAATTACTTCCACATGGAGCAAAAGAAGAAGACAAAGAACAATCCTTTTCTTCCCCAAAATCTTTTCTACAATGCAGCGCAAGATTTTTACGTATGCCCCATGGGACAGCGGATGGAGAATGTTGGACAAGGAAAGCGCACTTCAAGCAATGGGTATGTATCTCAAGTAACTTATTATCAGGCAAAAAACTGTGAAGGATGCCCCTTAAGAGCACAATGCCACAAAGCGACAGGTAACAGAAGAATCGAAGTGAACCATAGGTTAAACTTCTTAAAACAGCAGGCCAAGGAAAAACTAATGAATAAAAAGGGGCTTGAACACAGGAGCAAAAGACCAATAGAGGCGGAAGCTGCGTTTGGCCAGCTGAAAAGCAATAATAAATTCAACAGATTTACACTCACTGGTTTAGAAAAAGTGGAATTAGAGTTCTTATTGATGGCAATTGGCCATAATCTGAGAAAAATGGTGGCTAAAAGTATGCACTCTGGACTAAAACTATCTAAAAAATCATCTTTGGGTTATAAACCCTACAATAGTCGGCCGGTATTTTACGTTCCAAAGGAAAATTCTAATCAAAGATCACTGGTAATGGCATTGGATTTTCAAAATCAAAAAATAGCGGCATAA
- a CDS encoding aminotransferase class I/II-fold pyridoxal phosphate-dependent enzyme, with product MSLFHLQHKLGRIIKRGNKEFLFFSGTDYLGLGSSFEFEDLVIEGIQKLGMNHGLSRINNVRFDIYDQFEGYFAEKAGAEKALLWSSGYLAGYATLNYLLDNTDYIFMAPDTHPAILPDELTPDSSQSFKEWAAYVQETSETLKAQRVLILGNAVDPLKPAIHDYSWIGNLSRKHQYTFLLDDSHAFGTVGENPFGTYNRWKFLPVELLVSGSLGKGLGIPAGITLGPITPIIGMANRRIFRSSSPPPQGYIWAFLQAETILREKFEKLHKNLHYFNSLIRTFDTIESHLGFPVYSFEQRKWVSQLEEDGIIVSSFPYPEPTDPWSNRIVITASHEEQDLNRLYEALKKIQSPVNLG from the coding sequence ATGAGTTTATTCCATTTACAACATAAATTAGGCAGGATCATCAAGCGGGGGAATAAAGAGTTCCTATTCTTTAGCGGAACCGATTATCTTGGACTTGGATCCAGCTTTGAATTTGAAGACTTGGTGATTGAAGGCATTCAAAAACTGGGAATGAACCATGGGCTCAGCAGGATCAATAATGTAAGGTTTGACATCTACGATCAATTTGAAGGGTATTTTGCAGAAAAAGCCGGAGCTGAAAAAGCGCTTCTTTGGAGCAGTGGCTACCTCGCCGGATATGCCACTTTAAATTATCTTCTGGATAATACGGACTATATATTTATGGCTCCAGATACTCATCCGGCAATTCTACCAGATGAATTGACTCCGGACAGCTCCCAATCTTTCAAGGAATGGGCAGCTTATGTCCAGGAAACTTCAGAAACCCTCAAAGCACAACGGGTTTTGATCCTTGGCAATGCAGTGGATCCACTCAAGCCTGCCATTCATGATTATTCATGGATAGGAAATCTCTCTAGAAAACACCAGTACACTTTCCTATTGGATGACAGCCATGCCTTTGGTACAGTAGGAGAAAATCCTTTTGGTACCTATAACAGGTGGAAATTCCTTCCTGTTGAATTGTTGGTTTCAGGTTCGTTGGGCAAAGGACTGGGAATCCCTGCTGGAATTACATTAGGTCCCATTACCCCCATCATTGGGATGGCCAATAGAAGGATTTTTAGATCCTCTTCTCCACCTCCACAAGGTTATATTTGGGCATTTCTTCAGGCTGAAACCATCCTGAGAGAAAAATTTGAAAAACTGCACAAAAACCTGCATTACTTCAACTCCCTGATCAGGACTTTTGATACTATTGAAAGCCATTTGGGCTTTCCGGTATATTCATTTGAACAAAGGAAATGGGTAAGTCAGCTGGAGGAAGATGGGATAATCGTCAGTTCTTTTCCATACCCGGAACCTACCGATCCTTGGAGTAATAGAATTGTCATTACGGCAAGCCACGAGGAACAAGATTTGAACAGGTTATATGAAGCCCTTAAAAAAATTCAATCCCCTGTAAACTTGGGTTAG
- a CDS encoding calcineurin-like phosphoesterase C-terminal domain-containing protein: MKRINRRKFLQNSGLITSGLLSLPILSMGEIQNLLPFTYTEVKGRIHSNGRGIANVAITDGKHIYLSDKSGKFEFQTDRPFVYFTYPSGYKFNLLPNGSVDFFRKLDFGKKANHLDFNLQKNNFPEDQHHFITIADPQIQTKGEADTFISESCSDIRNAVSEINDPNTFGVGLGDLVFDEFVLFEKYNQGIKSTGIPFFQVLGNHDIDLLARSNSASQYPFTEQYGPSYYSFNRGNMHYVVLNDVFFLGNKQYYGYLDEEQLLWLEKDLSLVEKGKEIVIFLHIPPQSKVAILNQGRDINKESVINRQAFYEILKDFKSHIISGHVHWNENILHDTIFEHNTASISGAWWAADICYDGTPKGYSVYQSGSNLSWYYKAIGTDKNFQFRVYPPGSHPEFPDEYCLNIWNWDPEWKITWKENGKVSHVVRQENTYDPLAISTFNNRAEGAKHPWITAQKNSHMFFFKTQSKNSEIEVEVTDRFGHRLTQKVSRQPNF; this comes from the coding sequence ATGAAAAGGATCAACAGGAGGAAATTTCTACAAAACAGCGGCCTAATCACATCCGGTTTATTGAGCCTACCCATCCTATCAATGGGAGAAATTCAAAACCTATTACCCTTCACTTACACAGAAGTCAAAGGGAGAATTCATTCCAATGGAAGAGGTATTGCTAATGTGGCCATTACAGATGGAAAACATATTTACCTTTCTGACAAATCCGGGAAATTTGAATTTCAAACTGACAGGCCATTTGTCTATTTTACCTATCCATCGGGATATAAATTCAATCTTTTGCCAAATGGATCTGTGGACTTTTTCAGAAAACTTGATTTTGGAAAAAAAGCAAATCATCTGGATTTCAATCTCCAAAAAAACAATTTTCCCGAAGATCAGCATCATTTTATCACCATAGCAGACCCACAAATTCAAACCAAAGGAGAGGCAGATACCTTTATCTCTGAGTCCTGTTCCGACATCAGAAATGCGGTTTCTGAAATCAATGATCCCAATACTTTTGGGGTAGGACTTGGAGACCTGGTATTCGATGAATTCGTTCTTTTTGAAAAATATAATCAGGGGATAAAATCCACAGGAATTCCATTCTTTCAGGTATTGGGAAACCACGATATCGACCTGTTGGCCCGTTCAAATAGTGCCAGCCAATATCCTTTTACTGAGCAATATGGACCAAGCTATTATTCCTTCAACCGGGGAAATATGCACTATGTGGTGTTGAATGATGTTTTCTTTTTAGGAAACAAACAATATTACGGTTACTTGGATGAAGAACAATTGCTATGGCTGGAGAAAGACCTTTCATTAGTTGAAAAAGGAAAAGAGATCGTTATCTTTCTACATATCCCCCCTCAATCCAAAGTGGCTATTTTAAACCAAGGCAGGGACATCAATAAGGAATCCGTTATCAACAGGCAGGCTTTTTATGAAATATTAAAAGATTTTAAATCCCACATCATCTCTGGCCACGTACATTGGAATGAGAATATTCTCCATGATACCATCTTTGAGCACAATACAGCATCCATAAGTGGTGCTTGGTGGGCGGCTGATATCTGTTACGATGGAACACCGAAAGGTTACAGTGTTTATCAATCAGGTTCAAACTTATCATGGTACTACAAAGCAATAGGAACTGATAAAAACTTTCAGTTTAGGGTATATCCTCCGGGAAGCCATCCCGAATTCCCTGATGAGTACTGCCTCAACATATGGAACTGGGATCCTGAATGGAAAATTACCTGGAAGGAAAATGGAAAAGTCTCCCATGTAGTGAGACAAGAAAACACCTACGATCCACTGGCAATTTCAACTTTCAACAACAGGGCTGAAGGAGCCAAACATCCGTGGATCACTGCACAGAAAAACTCCCATATGTTTTTTTTCAAGACTCAATCAAAAAATTCGGAAATTGAGGTAGAAGTTACCGACAGATTTGGCCATAGATTAACCCAAAAAGTCAGTAGACAACCAAATTTTTAA